Genomic window (Lycium barbarum isolate Lr01 chromosome 2, ASM1917538v2, whole genome shotgun sequence):
GTAACTACCACtgaaataagaaataaaaaaaaaaaaaaggcaatccTATGTTTTCCCTTCCTTTTCATAAAAAGTTGTGAAATTGCTGATTAAAGGTATGAATTAATGATAAGGGCATAAATGATTGTTATCAATAAGGGGGTATAAGTGATATGTTCATGTTCTTCAGTTAGCTAAAGCATAAGAGGAACCCTTAATTCACACTTCCCCTTCTTTCTTAACACCTCCTAATTTCCAGGTTGAGCAACAGATATCAATTCTGTTAGATATTGTAGGAGTGGCAAACTGACGGGTCGGATCGGATATGGGTGGGTCGAAGACAAGTTAAATAAAAACAGATTAAATATCCGACCCGCTCATATTAACATTCATAAAAAATGAGTTAACCTACGGATCATATTATCCATGGTTTTAGGAATAGTCAGGTGAGAACACAAGCTAGAAGTCAAAATAAGCTTAGACTGTCTGAAaacaagaactcatgaaaaataaCAAGCAGACAAATAGGTATTGATAATATGGATATCTGGATATTCAATTTTTAGTGGATAATATGGAGATATTTGATCCATTTTTAAGTGGTCAGTTATCCAACCCATATTTTATGGGTCGGATTGGATGGCTGTTTTTCCAAACCATTTTGCCAACCCTAGATATTTGAATGCATTTGCCGCATTAATCCTTGTTTTGTTTTATGCTAAGTTGTATTTTTGTtgttatgctatttcttactttaCGCGAGTTGTGTCTAGTCAATAGGTAGTCAAGGAAAAGTTCGAAGCTTTGAAGGCTAAATATTCTCCAGGTAGCAGTAATGGTGGAATGGTGGTGGTCTTTACTGGGAGCTGCTGTACCAGCTGTAGTGGCAGGGCAAGCTTTCAGGACGAAAAAGAGGAGAGATGAGGAGGAGAGGTTAAAGAGGGCCAGAGACCGTGAGAAGAACTCTGATGATATATTTGTTTGTGAAAGAGTGTGTACTTCAAACAGGATGCTCAAGAAGGTTGGTGCATTTTCCAAAGACCCGATGCCCGATACTTGTGTTACTGTTTGTGGTGTTTCTGAGCTCGATGCTTGCGCTGATGCATGTGCTCGGACTGTTTGTGTTAATCAGCATCAAGTGCCTAACTGGAACGATATCTGTCTTAAGAGTTGTCAAAGTGAGTGTCTTAGGCTCTCACAATCTTCTGTAGTGTCTTCTTAGCACATAGCTCTTAAAATTTTGCTTTTATCATTTGGAGAATTCTGGTCTATTGACAATCTTCTGaagtttatgaatattatttgtgcTGTCTATTGTGACTATGCATCGAGGTGTTTGATATTGGTAGCTTATGAATTTAAGACTAATATTACAATGGAAACTTGTTTGCCAGAACCACCGTATTTCAATCAATCAACTATGCCTCAATCCCGAACTTATATGAATTTTGTGTTTTAGTTCCACTTTGTTCTAATCAATTTCCTTCTAATTCCAAATAATTCACTCAAAGAAAATTAGTTCTTAAAACTAGATGTTCACTAGATATCATATTTTACATTATATGGCAAACAAGTCTCTAACCAGTTCAAATGATTAATCATATCAGACAAATTTTATCTGTCAACCTACTTAATCCTCCTCCATCTAGGCATGGGACTCACATTGACAGAATGAATAGGAATACCACCTGATCATTTTGCCCTTGTTAGagttcttttttctcttttttgagAAATGAAGTGCTGTTTTTAATAGCTGAATACTACTACTGATTAAGCTTGAAAAGCCGCATCATATTTTTCTCAGGTTGATTCCTTTTGGATTTTTAGAGACAGCCTAACTGATCAACATTTAGATTAGAATTAGCATGGAAGCGTTTTTCATATGCATGTGTTTTAATAGATTAGAAAGTGTTATCTACGAGTGAAAAGTAGCACGTACGGTGTGGAATAATTGAGGTATATTCAAGCTGACCCGAACATCACTATTAGGAGTTGTTTTGAAGTTTAATGATCACGCAAATCCAGGAAATACGGGAATGCTACAACGGCGGAGCGATGGTGTGATTCGTACTAGGCCTATAAAATTTGAAACTTCGAGAGGTTCTTTGGTTCAGTCGCTAATAATATAGAGTTTTTAATATGAATTATTATTCGATGAATATTAATACAACAATAGTTATGGAGAGTTTGCAGTACCAAAGTCAAGAATTAGCTTTTCTTGGTATTGCTAATACACGATTTCTTTTTCTCGCATAATTTTTGAAGGCATTAGTGACGCTGAAATGCAAATCTTGTATCAGTATCGAAGAGTCTTTTATACCATAAGCTAATATTGCTGAATTTTATGCCAAAGATTCATTCTTTTTATACGGCAAACAAAACCAGCCCTGATGGTCTTGTAGACATTCTAGCGTCGTGTTGATTCGTTTGGTCCATCAGTGGACATTCTACCCCTCTTCTCACACTAATCTTTGTTGCATTTCTATCAAATTCCTAGTGAGCCAAATTTTTAGTTCCAATGTTTGAGGAAATGCACAAAAGAGGATTAATTATGGTTATAGAGGAAGTATAATCTTTGCTCGTGTGTGCCTTTAAACATAGTTGGCTACTACTATAAACATCGAGTGCGATTAACTTCTTATTGTGCGTTGCCGTGCTAGCTGTAGTGGGCTTAAGCTTTGAGGATGAAAAAGATATAGAGATTAAGGACATCAAACTTTTCTGCATTCACATTTTTATACTGTTTTAAAGTTAATCACCAAAGAGACGTAATTGCTCGAGTCAGAATTAGTTCAGATTTGACATATGGATTTTAACTTCAAAAGGATTGTGTGTTCTGAACATATTGGAGCATCAGATAAGTACCACGAAGATCATCAGTTCAATCTAATTTTGTTCGAAATACTACTACGAGACATCTACTTATGAACCCaagaacacccccccccccccccccacacacacaacAACAAGACctgttttaaaataaaaaattgtgaaaCTTTCACGCACCTCCATTAATTTTATGAGCTATGTCTTACCTCTCACCAACATAAATATCGGATAATTTTGTTCACCAAAACTTGAACAGACAACGGAATCACCTAATATTTTCTTGGATTCCGTTGACCATTTGATTCTGAGATGCCTAGTGGAACACTACCTAAACCACTATGAAAACCTTTGTAGTCCTTCAAGATTGCTTGTTCTCTAGCGTAAGGCCAAGATTTCTTGACCTGAATATACCCATTCTTTTAGGAACATCACTTATTTAGGAGTTAGCAAATTAAAACCCATGTTTTAGCCACGAGCTTAGTGAAAATTAGCAAAGGTTGAAGGACTTGTGAGCCAAGTCAGTGGTTCGATCCTGCGCCATGCGAACTAAGCCTGGGGGCTAAATGGAGAAGGGTAGAGGGACAGGCTCAATATCGCCGATGGCTGCAGTCTGTCTTAAGGGGTTTTGGCGCCAGACAGACTTCTCGGTCATTAAAAAAAGAACCATGTTTTCAGCTGCTAA
Coding sequences:
- the LOC132627622 gene encoding uncharacterized protein At5g64816-like, giving the protein MVEWWWSLLGAAVPAVVAGQAFRTKKRRDEEERLKRARDREKNSDDIFVCERVCTSNRMLKKVGAFSKDPMPDTCVTVCGVSELDACADACARTVCVNQHQVPNWNDICLKSCQSECLRLSQSSVVSS